From a single Streptomyces liliifuscus genomic region:
- a CDS encoding sensor histidine kinase produces the protein MDRQHGLSVRLKLTLSYAGFLMLAGALLLVAVGVFLLRQGWLQTNESGAVRVTPGTLFVRGFAPTAAAVLVFLLVFGLLGGWILAGRMLAPLDRITHATRTAAAGSLSHRILLPGRKDEFRELADAFDMMLAQLEAHVAEQQRFAANASHELRTPLAISKTLIDVARADPNHDTGKLVDRLHTVNTRAIDLTEALLLLSRANQRSFTREHVDLSLVAEEAAETLHPLAEKNGVALETSGDIAPTSGSPALLLQLTTNLVHNAIVHNLPEQGTVWVHTGVRPRTVVLTVENTGEKLTPQRASTLTEPFQRGTERIHTDQAGVGLGLAIVKTITKAHDGTLTLTPRPAGGLRITVELPAASGG, from the coding sequence GTGGATAGACAGCATGGCTTGAGCGTCCGCCTCAAACTCACCCTCAGCTACGCCGGATTCCTCATGCTCGCGGGCGCCCTACTGCTGGTCGCCGTGGGAGTGTTCCTCTTGCGACAGGGGTGGTTGCAAACCAACGAATCGGGGGCGGTGCGAGTAACTCCGGGCACCCTGTTCGTGCGCGGTTTCGCCCCAACGGCAGCCGCAGTACTGGTGTTCCTCCTGGTATTCGGCCTCCTGGGAGGATGGATCCTCGCCGGGCGCATGCTCGCCCCCCTGGACCGAATCACACACGCCACCCGCACGGCCGCGGCCGGATCGCTCTCCCACCGGATCCTGCTACCGGGCCGCAAGGACGAGTTCCGCGAACTCGCCGACGCCTTCGACATGATGCTCGCGCAGCTCGAAGCACACGTCGCGGAACAGCAGAGATTCGCCGCCAACGCCTCGCACGAGCTGCGCACCCCGCTGGCGATCTCCAAGACACTCATCGACGTCGCCCGCGCCGATCCGAACCACGACACCGGCAAACTCGTCGACCGCCTCCATACCGTCAACACCCGGGCCATCGACCTCACCGAGGCACTGCTCCTGCTCAGCCGCGCCAACCAGCGGTCCTTCACCCGAGAACACGTCGACCTGTCCCTCGTCGCAGAGGAAGCAGCCGAGACGCTCCACCCGCTCGCGGAAAAGAACGGCGTCGCCCTCGAAACCAGCGGCGACATCGCCCCCACGAGTGGTTCGCCCGCGCTCCTGCTGCAGCTCACCACCAACCTCGTACACAACGCGATCGTCCACAACCTGCCCGAACAGGGCACCGTCTGGGTCCACACCGGCGTCCGCCCCAGGACCGTGGTGCTCACCGTCGAGAACACCGGCGAGAAGCTCACCCCACAACGGGCCTCCACACTCACCGAACCCTTCCAGCGCGGCACCGAGCGCATCCACACCGACCAGGCAGGCGTCGGCCTGGGCCTGGCCATCGTCAAAACCATCACCAAGGCACACGACGGAACCCTCACGCTTACCCCACGCCCGGCTGGCGGACTCCGCATCACCGTGGAACTGCCCGCGGCATCAGGAGGGTGA
- a CDS encoding RNA polymerase subunit sigma-70 codes for MSADTWLEELGVSDLGKSGLGEVDEPAFSGLAERHRRELHVHCYRMLGSFEDAEDTVQETFLRAWRRRETFEGRSTFRAWLYRIATNACLDLLAKRRPEPATGGEVLWLQPYPDRLLDELAAGDADEPEALAVARETIELAYLVAVQHLAPRPRAVLILRDVLGWPAKDVAELLGDSVNSVNSALQRARAGLREHLPAERQDWTGGEQDADTRELVRRYTDASVATDVDRLATLLRDDVRSSMPPTPGLYIGRDAVVNDWVENGFESMKGLRAVPTSVNRQPAVAFYLWQEREGAYLPLTIDVLRVTDGAITEIITFHDDQFPRLALPERLPVDGTE; via the coding sequence ATGAGTGCGGACACGTGGCTGGAGGAGCTGGGCGTGAGCGATCTGGGCAAGAGCGGGCTGGGCGAGGTCGACGAGCCGGCGTTCTCGGGGCTGGCGGAGCGGCACCGACGGGAGCTGCACGTGCACTGCTACCGGATGCTCGGTTCGTTCGAGGACGCCGAGGACACCGTGCAGGAGACGTTCCTGCGTGCCTGGCGGCGGCGGGAGACCTTCGAGGGGCGGTCGACGTTCCGTGCCTGGCTGTACCGGATCGCCACCAACGCCTGCCTGGACCTGCTTGCCAAACGCCGCCCGGAGCCCGCGACCGGCGGCGAGGTGCTGTGGCTGCAGCCCTACCCGGACCGGCTGCTCGACGAGCTGGCCGCGGGCGACGCGGACGAGCCGGAGGCCCTCGCCGTCGCGCGGGAGACGATCGAGCTGGCGTACCTTGTCGCGGTCCAGCACCTCGCGCCGCGCCCGCGGGCCGTACTGATCCTGCGGGACGTGCTCGGCTGGCCGGCGAAGGACGTCGCGGAACTCCTCGGGGACTCCGTCAACTCCGTGAACAGCGCGCTGCAGCGGGCCCGCGCCGGCCTGCGGGAGCACCTGCCCGCCGAGCGGCAGGACTGGACCGGCGGCGAACAGGACGCCGACACACGCGAGTTGGTGCGCCGCTACACCGACGCCAGCGTGGCCACGGATGTCGACAGGCTCGCCACACTGCTGCGGGACGACGTCCGCAGCTCGATGCCGCCCACGCCGGGCCTGTACATCGGCCGGGACGCGGTAGTGAACGACTGGGTCGAGAACGGCTTCGAGAGCATGAAGGGCCTGCGCGCCGTCCCCACGTCCGTGAACCGGCAGCCCGCCGTCGCCTTCTACCTCTGGCAGGAGCGGGAGGGTGCGTACCTGCCGTTGACGATCGACGTCCTGCGCGTCACCGACGGGGCGATCACCGAGATCATCACGTTCCACGACGACCAGTTCCCTCGGCTCGCTCTGCCGGAGCGCCTGCCGGTCGACGGCACGGAGTAA